A window of Etheostoma spectabile isolate EspeVRDwgs_2016 chromosome 18, UIUC_Espe_1.0, whole genome shotgun sequence contains these coding sequences:
- the srp9 gene encoding signal recognition particle 9 kDa protein, whose amino-acid sequence MPHYQTWEEFARAAEKLYLTDPMKVRVVLKYRHCDGNLCIKVTDNAVCLQYKTDQAQDVKKIEKLHGKLMRLMVSKETHSGSMETD is encoded by the exons ATGCCTCACTATCAGACCTGGGAGGAGTTCGCGCGCGCCGCAGAGAAGCTCTATCTGACAGACCCCATGAAG GTGAGAGTGGTCCTCAAGTACAGACACTGCGACGGAAACCTTTGCATCAAAGTCACCGACAATGCCGTG TGTTTACAGTACAAGACAGACCAGGCCCAGGACGTGAAGAAGATCGAGAAGCTCCACGGGAAACTGATGAGACTCATGGTGTCCAAGGAGACGCACAGTGGCTCCATGGAGACGGACTAA